The proteins below come from a single Azospirillum sp. B510 genomic window:
- a CDS encoding 5-oxoprolinase subunit B family protein, with protein MQTRYSYGGDEHIFVEMDEEMSLEAFFKSMSITNAVRAAHIDGITEICPANGSFQIKFDPDRIAPDELMGRLRALEQAADKAEKRLETRIVEVPVYYRDPWTTETLMRFRERHQDPQSTDLEYAARMNGYDTVEQFIHAHHASPWFVSMVGFVAGLPFLYQLVERSRQIQVPKYLRPRTDTPKHTIGHGGCFGCVYSVRGAGGYQMFGITPMPIYDPTQKVSHLREFMVFFRPGDIVKWKPIDREEYDAVTADVAVNRYEPRIRKVTFDLDSFNADIDGTNQRLMETLHGV; from the coding sequence ATGCAGACCCGCTATTCCTACGGTGGCGACGAGCACATCTTCGTCGAGATGGACGAGGAGATGTCGCTCGAAGCCTTCTTCAAGAGCATGTCGATCACCAACGCGGTCCGCGCCGCCCACATCGACGGCATCACCGAGATCTGTCCGGCCAACGGCAGCTTCCAGATCAAGTTCGATCCCGACCGCATCGCCCCCGATGAGCTGATGGGCCGGCTGCGCGCGCTCGAACAGGCGGCCGACAAGGCGGAGAAGCGGCTGGAGACCCGCATCGTCGAGGTGCCGGTCTATTACCGCGACCCCTGGACCACCGAAACGCTGATGCGCTTCCGCGAACGGCACCAGGATCCGCAGAGCACCGATCTGGAATACGCCGCCCGGATGAACGGCTACGACACGGTGGAGCAGTTCATCCACGCCCACCATGCCTCGCCCTGGTTCGTGTCGATGGTCGGGTTCGTCGCCGGCCTGCCCTTCCTCTACCAGCTGGTCGAGCGCTCGCGGCAAATCCAGGTGCCGAAATATTTGCGCCCGCGCACCGACACGCCCAAGCACACCATCGGCCATGGCGGCTGCTTCGGCTGCGTCTATTCGGTGCGCGGTGCCGGCGGCTATCAGATGTTCGGCATCACGCCGATGCCGATCTACGACCCGACCCAGAAGGTCTCCCACCTGCGCGAATTCATGGTGTTCTTCCGCCCCGGCGACATCGTGAAATGGAAGCCGATCGACCGCGAGGAATATGACGCCGTCACCGCCGACGTCGCGGTCAACCGCTATGAGCCGCGCATCCGCAAGGTCACCTTCGATCTGGACAGCTTCAACGCGGACATCGACGGCACCAACCAGCGGCTGATGGAGACCCTCCATGGCGTTTAA
- a CDS encoding acetyl-CoA carboxylase biotin carboxylase subunit, whose amino-acid sequence MTIRRLFVANRGEIAVRIIRAAKSLGIETVQAYSEADRDMLAVKLADEAVSVGRPAARHSYLDAAGLVAAARKTGCDAVHPGYGFLAENAEFADMVESFGMVFVGPKADTIRRMGDKAAAREAAIAAGVPVVPGSKGRVADVDAALAAAETIGYPVMIKAAAGGGGRGIRIAETPDDLRRLAPQAQSEAQAAFRDGGLYLERVIENARHIEVQILGDGSRAIHCFERECSLQRRRQKVWEEAPAACLDEATRQRLCASAVALTESVGYRGAGTLEYLYDEPSGAFFFIEMNTRIQVEHPVTEMITGIDLVAAMIRIAGGEPLPVTQDQVTRTGHAIEVRINAEDPAAGFLPCPGTVEYLSVPTDPAIRFDGMIYEGYTVPPFYDSLLGKLIVHGATRGEAIDRMAAALEGFTLTGLKTTVPLHKALAADPQVRAGKAHTRFLEGWLAGNPAFNPPKAAQ is encoded by the coding sequence ATGACGATCCGCCGCCTGTTCGTCGCCAACCGCGGCGAGATCGCGGTGCGGATCATCCGCGCCGCCAAGAGCCTGGGCATCGAGACGGTCCAGGCCTATTCCGAAGCCGACCGCGACATGCTGGCGGTCAAGCTGGCCGACGAGGCCGTCAGCGTCGGTCGCCCGGCCGCCCGCCACTCCTACCTCGACGCGGCGGGGTTGGTGGCGGCGGCGCGGAAGACCGGCTGCGACGCCGTCCATCCCGGCTATGGCTTCCTCGCCGAGAATGCCGAATTCGCCGACATGGTTGAGAGCTTCGGCATGGTTTTCGTCGGTCCGAAGGCCGACACCATCCGCCGCATGGGCGACAAGGCCGCCGCCCGCGAGGCCGCCATCGCCGCCGGTGTGCCGGTGGTGCCCGGATCGAAGGGCCGCGTCGCCGATGTGGACGCGGCACTCGCCGCCGCGGAGACCATCGGTTATCCGGTGATGATCAAGGCGGCGGCCGGCGGCGGCGGTCGCGGCATCCGCATCGCCGAGACGCCGGACGATCTGCGCCGCCTCGCGCCACAGGCCCAATCGGAGGCCCAGGCCGCCTTCCGCGACGGCGGCCTTTATCTGGAACGGGTGATCGAAAACGCCCGCCACATCGAGGTGCAGATCCTCGGCGACGGCAGCCGGGCCATCCACTGCTTCGAGCGTGAATGCTCGCTGCAACGCCGCCGCCAGAAGGTGTGGGAGGAGGCGCCGGCCGCCTGCCTGGACGAGGCCACCCGCCAGCGGCTCTGCGCCTCGGCGGTGGCGCTCACCGAAAGCGTCGGCTACCGCGGCGCCGGCACGCTGGAATATCTCTATGACGAGCCGAGCGGCGCCTTCTTCTTCATCGAGATGAACACCCGCATCCAGGTCGAGCACCCGGTGACCGAGATGATCACCGGCATCGATCTGGTCGCGGCGATGATCCGCATCGCCGGGGGCGAGCCGCTGCCCGTCACCCAGGATCAGGTGACGCGGACCGGACACGCGATCGAGGTGCGCATCAATGCCGAGGATCCGGCCGCCGGCTTCCTGCCCTGCCCCGGAACGGTCGAATACCTGTCGGTGCCGACCGATCCGGCGATCCGCTTCGATGGCATGATCTATGAAGGCTACACGGTTCCGCCCTTCTACGATTCCCTGCTCGGCAAGCTGATCGTGCATGGCGCCACCAGGGGCGAGGCCATCGACCGCATGGCGGCGGCGCTGGAAGGCTTCACCCTGACCGGGCTGAAGACCACCGTGCCGCTGCACAAGGCGCTCGCCGCCGATCCGCAGGTCCGGGCGGGCAAGGCGCACACCCGGTTCCTGGAAGGCTGGCTGGCCGGGAACCCCGCATTCAATCCCCCGAAGGCCGCGCAATAG
- a CDS encoding acetyl-CoA carboxylase: MPEIRSPLPGSFYRRPAPGQPPFKEVGDKVEPGDVIGLVEVMKSFNEIRADVAGTILSFAVEDEEPVMAGAVLVELEG; this comes from the coding sequence ATGCCCGAGATCCGCTCTCCCCTGCCCGGCTCCTTCTACCGGCGTCCCGCCCCCGGCCAGCCGCCCTTCAAGGAGGTCGGCGACAAGGTGGAGCCGGGCGACGTCATCGGCCTCGTCGAGGTGATGAAGAGCTTCAACGAGATCCGCGCCGACGTCGCCGGGACCATCCTGAGCTTCGCGGTGGAGGATGAGGAGCCGGTGATGGCCGGCGCCGTCCTCGTCGAGCTGGAAGGCTGA
- a CDS encoding 5-oxoprolinase subunit PxpA: MARTMVDLNCDLGEGYGQWTLGEASDDALMDLISSANVATGFHAGDPNLMDRVVRLGVERGVALGAHPGYRDLQGFGRRVIQAKPEELVNDILYQVGALREFARRHGTRLQHVKPHGALYMEAAKDETLSRLMVEALLKSSPDTLLFCMDVSETCAVAEASGLPVIREFYADRDYDRSGSIVFARRMRPLAPAEVADKCVRACRDGKVRTVEGDDIDIDFDSICFHSDTPGALAIGTAVRNALLKEGLRIVAAADLVVQTR, from the coding sequence TTGGCCCGCACAATGGTCGATCTCAACTGTGACCTCGGCGAGGGGTACGGCCAGTGGACGCTCGGCGAGGCTTCCGACGACGCGCTGATGGACCTGATCAGCTCCGCCAATGTCGCCACCGGCTTCCATGCCGGCGATCCGAACCTGATGGATCGCGTGGTGCGGCTGGGGGTGGAGCGCGGCGTGGCGCTGGGCGCCCATCCCGGCTATCGCGACCTCCAGGGGTTCGGCCGCCGCGTGATCCAGGCCAAGCCGGAGGAACTGGTCAACGACATCCTCTATCAGGTCGGCGCGCTGCGTGAATTCGCCCGCCGCCACGGTACCCGGCTGCAACATGTCAAGCCGCACGGCGCCCTCTATATGGAGGCGGCGAAGGACGAGACGCTGTCCCGCCTGATGGTCGAGGCGCTGCTGAAATCCAGCCCGGACACGCTGCTGTTCTGCATGGACGTGTCGGAGACCTGCGCCGTCGCCGAGGCGTCGGGCCTGCCGGTGATCCGCGAATTCTACGCCGACCGCGACTATGACCGCAGCGGCTCCATCGTCTTCGCCCGCCGCATGCGCCCGCTCGCCCCGGCGGAGGTCGCCGACAAATGCGTGCGCGCCTGCCGCGACGGCAAGGTGCGGACGGTGGAGGGCGACGACATCGACATCGATTTCGACTCCATCTGCTTCCATTCCGACACGCCCGGCGCGCTCGCCATCGGCACCGCGGTGCGGAACGCCCTGCTGAAGGAGGGGCTGCGCATCGTCGCCGCCGCCGATCTGGTCGTCCAAACGCGCTGA
- a CDS encoding LysR family transcriptional regulator translates to MLNFRHVKYFVATANLGQVSRAARELSISQSAITSAIKELEAELGGRLFVRTAQGMELTDTGRRFLAASHRIMASVEEALHPVDTAAEVAGSLTIGASYTVLGYFLPQHLERLERRYPNLRIHIHELTREMIEDNLITGRLDMAVVLTSNISNPELTTETLTGSQRRLWVPAGHRLLDLESVGLQDVAEHPYIMLTVDEAAHWTTRYWSASPFRPNIRLRTSSIEAVRSIVANGQGVTILSDMVYRPWSLEGKRIETIIMRERVPAMDVGLAWRQGVALTPAMRLFRTHFSEVYQTPQSRMPR, encoded by the coding sequence ATGCTGAATTTCCGCCATGTGAAATATTTCGTCGCCACCGCCAATCTGGGTCAGGTGTCGCGGGCGGCGCGCGAACTGTCGATTTCGCAGTCGGCCATCACCTCGGCCATCAAGGAGCTGGAGGCCGAGCTGGGCGGGCGCCTGTTCGTCCGCACCGCCCAGGGTATGGAGCTGACCGACACCGGCCGCCGCTTCCTGGCCGCCAGCCACCGCATCATGGCCAGCGTGGAGGAGGCGCTGCACCCGGTCGACACCGCGGCGGAGGTGGCGGGCAGCCTGACCATCGGCGCCAGCTATACGGTGCTGGGATATTTTCTGCCGCAGCATCTGGAACGGCTGGAGCGGCGCTATCCCAACCTGCGCATCCACATCCATGAACTGACGCGCGAGATGATCGAGGACAATCTGATCACCGGCCGGCTCGACATGGCGGTGGTCCTGACCTCCAACATCAGCAATCCGGAGCTGACGACCGAAACCCTGACTGGCAGCCAGCGGCGCCTGTGGGTACCGGCCGGGCACCGGCTGCTCGACCTCGAATCCGTCGGTTTGCAGGATGTGGCCGAGCATCCCTACATCATGCTGACGGTGGACGAGGCCGCCCACTGGACGACGCGCTACTGGAGCGCCTCGCCCTTCCGTCCCAATATCCGGCTGCGCACCTCCTCGATCGAGGCGGTGCGGTCGATCGTCGCCAACGGCCAGGGCGTGACCATCCTGTCCGACATGGTCTACCGGCCCTGGTCGCTGGAAGGGAAACGCATCGAAACCATCATCATGCGGGAGCGGGTTCCCGCCATGGATGTCGGGCTGGCCTGGCGCCAGGGGGTGGCGCTGACGCCGGCCATGCGCCTGTTCCGCACCCATTTCAGCGAGGTCTACCAAACCCCGCAGAGCCGCATGCCGCGTTAG